TGATGGCTGCATGCCCCATGTAGAGTCGAGCCATGCTCGACTGTCTTTGAGAGCAGTCGAGCATGGCTCGACTCTACAGAACAGCGGGCAACAAAAAACGCCGAAAGCTTTCGCTTCCGGCGTTCTGGCTACCAAACGGTAGCAGACGGATTAGACCGCCTGCACTTGGTCAGCCTGCATACCCTTCTGACCCTGGACGGCGATGAAGGTAACCTTCTGGCCTTCCTGCAGGGTCTTGAAGCCGGTGCCCTGGATGGCACGGAAGTGCACGAACAGGTCCGGGCCGCTTTCCGGGGTGATGAAGCCGAAGCCCTTGGCGTCGTTGAACCACTTGACGGTGCCGGTCTGACGATCAGACATTTGACTAACTCCTGAAACACATGTTGAAAAAAATCGCAGCCACCGGGTATCGGGGCCGAGACTGAGTTGCAGGCGTTGGTAAAGCGGATCGATGAGCGGATCGTGAGATCAACTGCACCAGGCCACGATTCACGGTGACCCTAGCAAACACAGTGGGTCGAACGATACGCGTGTTTTCTGCAAAAAGCGATAGCCCGGACGTTCATGGGCAAACCCTGCCCGCTAGGCGTGACAAGGCTTGGCAGCCGATCAAGCCTAACTCCGAGTCCCCATTCAGGTTTTTCCTACCCTACACTGGGTAAATGACTGAAGCTGAAACCCAAGCTGAACCCGCCCTCCCACGCATCTGGGTGGACGCGGACGCCTGCCCCACCGTCATTCGCGACATCCTGTTCCGGGCCGCTGAACGGGTCGGGATCGAGCTGACCCTGGTCGCCAACCAGTGGATCCGCACCCCGCCCTCGCGCTGGCTGCGCTCGATCCAGGTGCCGCAGGGCCTGGGCGTTGCCGACAGTGCCATCGTCGAACGGGTGGCCGCCGGTGACCTGGTGGTCACCCAGGACATCCCGCTGGCCGCACTGGTGCTGGAAAAGAAGGCCGTGGCGCTGAACCCGCGCGGCCAGCTGTACACGCCGAACAACATGGCCGAGCGGCTGTCGATGCGCAATTTCATGGAGGAGCTGCGCGGCGCCGGGGTACAGACCGGGGGACCGCCCCCGCTGGGGCCGCGCGACCGGCAGCTGTTCGCCGCCGAGCTGGACCGCTGGCTGGCGCGGTGCCCGGCTCGCTGAACAGAGCTAGTCGCCGTTGCCGGGCAGGCACAGGCGCCGCTGGCTGCTGAACCGCCGCGGCTCCCCGGTGAGTGGATCATCGAAGGCCAGCCCCTGTGCCAGCAACTGGAGCGGTGGCTCGGCACTGCTCTCAGGCCGCGACTGCAGCTGCGGGTAAAGGTCATCACCCTCGATCGGCGCGCCCAGCGCGGCCATGTGCACACGCAACTGGTGCTTGCGGCCGGTTTCCGGCTTCAGCCGGTAGCGCCAGATCGGTCCCTCCGCCTCGATCGGCTCGATCAGGCTGCGCGCATTGGGCTCACCTGGCACTTCGGCCATGCGGAAGAACGGCTCGTCCGGCGCCAGCCGGCTGTGCCGTCGCAGCGGGAACGCCAGCCGGGGCAGCGCCGGTGCCAGCGCCTCATAGGTCTTTTCAATGCGGCGCTCGCGGAACAACCGCTGGTAGGCATCGCGCGTGGCCGCCTGCGTCGAGAACAGCACCAGGCCAGCGGTCAGCCTGTCCAGCCGATGCAGCGGCGCCAGCCCGGTATTGCCCGTGCGTGCGATCAGGCGTGCCAGCAGGGTTTCGCGTACGTAGCTGCCGGCCGGCGTCACTGGCAGGAAGTGCGGCTTGTCGGCCACCAGCAGGTGCTCATCCAGATGCAGGATGGTCTCGGCGAAGGGAATCACCGGTTCGTCGGCCACCTCGCGGAAGTACTGGATCTCCAGTCCCACCTGCCAGGGCATGTCCGGCGACAGCGCCCTGCCCTGCATGTCCTGCACGCGGCCACGGGCGAAGCGATCCTGCCACTGCGCACGGTCGATGCGCGGGAAACGTGCGCACAGGCCATCAAGCAGGCTGGGCCAGAGGCCGGGCGGCAGCTGCAGGCGGCTGGGCAGGGTCATCGTATCCACTTCTGCGGCGGGAAAGCGTGCAAGGGTGCCACGTTGACGTCCCGCAGACAGTCTGGCAACGGACACCCCGGAAGCAAACCTCTATCATTGTCGTCTTTAGTCCACGGATCCCCCATGGCTCTTACCGCCACCATCCGCAAGGCCGAACTGCAGATCAGCGACATGGATCGCGGCTACTACGCGACCCACAACCTGACCCTGGCCCAGCACCCGTCCGAGACCGACGAACGCCTGATGGTGCGCCTGCTCGCCTTCGCCCTCAATGCCGGTGACCGCCTGGAGTTCGGCCGTGGCCTGAGCACCGACGATGAGCCGGACCTGTGGGAACACGACTACACCGGCGACATCCTGCAGTGGATCGACCTGGGCCATCCGGACGAATCGCGCATCCGCAAGGCCAGCAACCGCAGCCGCCAGGTGCAGGTGATCAATTACGGCGGCAACGCCTCGGACATCTGGTGGGGCAAGCAGGGCAAGGGCCTGGCGCGCTTCGACAACCTGTCGGTGGTCGACCTCGATGGTGCCTTCGTAGAACTGTGGGGCCAGCAGATCCAGCGCGCGATGCGCTGGAGCGTGCTGATCCAGGACGGTGAAGTGCAGCTGCTCAACGATCAGATGCAGCTCGACGTGATCCCGAACTGGCGCAAGCGCGCCAAGGCATGAGCACGATCCGCTGCGACGTGGTGGTCATCGGCGCCGGCGCGGCCGGACTGATGACCGCGATCACGGCTGGCCAACGCGGCCGCCAGGTGCAGGTGATCGACCATGCCAACAAGGTCGGCAAGAAGATCCTGATGTCCGGCGGTGGCCGCTGCAACTTCACCAACACCGGCACCACCCCAGCCAATTTCCTGTCAGCCAACCCGCACTTCTGCAAGTCGGCGCTGGCGCGCTACACGCCCTGGCACTTCATCGAGCTGGTCAGCAAGCACGGCATCGCCTATCACGAAAAGGAGCTGGGCCAGCTGTTCTGCGACATCTCCTCCAAGCAGATCGTGAAGATGCTGGTGGACGAATGCCAGGCGGCCGGCGCGCAGATCCGCACCGAGTGCAGCGTGCAGCGCATCGAGCACGGCAGCGACGGTTTCCGCGTGCACACCACGCACGGCCTGTTCCACTGCGCTTCGCTGGTGGTGGCCACCGGCGGCCTGTCGATTCCGAGCATGGGCGCCACCGGCTTCGGCTACGAGATTGCCCGCCAGTTCGGCCACCAGGTGCTGCCGACCCGCGCAGGCCTGGTACCGCTGACGCTCAGCGGCAAGCACCAGGAGCGGCTGGCCGATCTGAGTGGTGTCGCCCTGCCGATCGAGGCGCGCTGCAACGGCAAGCGCTTCCAGAACTTCATGCTGCTGACCCATCGCGGCGTCAGCGGCCCGGCGATCCTGCAGATCTCCTCGTTCTGGCAACCCGGCGATGCACTGGAGCTGGACCTGCTGCCCGGCCAGGATGCCGGCGAGTGGCTGCGCCAGATGAAACGCGAGCGCCCGGCCGCCGAGCTGCGCACCGTGCTGGGCGAGGTACTGCCGAAGCGGCTGGCGCAGCGCCTGTGCGAGCACTGGCTGCCCGACCGGCCCGTGCGCCAGCTGGACGAGCCGGTGCTGCGCCAGGCCGCGCAGCTGCTGGGCGCGTTCCCGCTGGTGGCCAGTGGCACCGAGGGCTACCGCACCGCCGAGGTCACCCTGGGCGGCGTGGATACGGCCGAGGTGTCGTCCTCTACGATGGAATCCAAGCGGGTGCCCGGCCTGCATTTCGTTGGCGAGGTGCTGGACGTGACCGGCTGGCTGGGCGGCTACAACTTCCAGTGGGCCTGGGCCAGCGGCCACGCCGCCGGTGGCGTGGTGTGAAGCAGATCGCCGTTCGATGCGTGCAAGGGGTGCACCCATGGACGGTTCGCCGCGCATCGTGTATCTAGATTCGCAGATTGGGGAGCAGTGCATGCAGAACGCGAACGACATCACCATCCGCCTGCTGATCGTTGATGACAGCGGCGAAAACGCCGAAGCCATTGTCAGCACCCTGCGCAACAGCGGCATCGCGGTGCGCCCCTGGCGGCCGCAGGATGCGGCCGAGCTGTCCCAGGTGCTGTCCGGCCAGGCCATCGACCTGGTGCTGGCATCGCCCTCGCAGGGCATCCCGCTGCCACTGGTGGCCCAGCACATCGCCGCCAGTGGCAAGGACATCCCGCTGGTGCTGCTGGCCGAGCGCATCGACGAGGACGAGCTGGTGCAGGCCAGCAGCCACGGCATCCGTGCCCTCGCCCTGCGCCAGCGCCCAGAGCACCTGCTCGCCGTGGTCCGCGACCAGTGGGTGGACCTGCAGGCGCGGCGTGGCCTGCGCCGCATCGAGGCGCAGATGCGCGAGACCGAGCGCCGCTGCGATGCGCTGATCGCCTCCTCACGCGACCCCATCGCCTACGTGCATGAAGGCATGCACATCCGTGCCAACGACGCCTACCTGGAAATGTTCGGTTACGAGCATTTCGACGATATCGAAGGCATCTCGCTGCTGGACATGGTCGCCGCCCAGCATGTGGAGGGCTTCAAGCAGCTGCTGAAGGGCCTGAGCCGTGGTGAAGCGCCACCGCCGCAGTACCAGCTCGATGCCCGTCACGAAGATGGCAGCGCGTTCCCGGCAACGATGGAATTCACTGCCGCCACCTACGAGGGCGAATCCTGCCTGCAGGTGGTGCTCCGCCGCCGCATGGAGTTCGACCCGGAACTGGCGCGCGAGGTCGAGGACCTGCGCCAGCGCGACCAGGTCACCGGCCTGCTCAACCGCCCGACCTTCATGCTGCAGCTGGAAAGCGCGGTGGCCCAGGCCGGGCGCAGCGAGGGCCAGTTCGGCCTGCTGCTGATCGAGCCGGACCACTACGCGCGCCTGCTGCCGGACATCGGCCTGGCGTCGGCCGACACCCTGATCGGCGCCCTGGCCGGCCTGC
This genomic window from Stenotrophomonas maltophilia contains:
- a CDS encoding cold-shock protein; translated protein: MSDRQTGTVKWFNDAKGFGFITPESGPDLFVHFRAIQGTGFKTLQEGQKVTFIAVQGQKGMQADQVQAV
- a CDS encoding YaiI/YqxD family protein, with the translated sequence MTEAETQAEPALPRIWVDADACPTVIRDILFRAAERVGIELTLVANQWIRTPPSRWLRSIQVPQGLGVADSAIVERVAAGDLVVTQDIPLAALVLEKKAVALNPRGQLYTPNNMAERLSMRNFMEELRGAGVQTGGPPPLGPRDRQLFAAELDRWLARCPAR
- a CDS encoding pseudouridine synthase, coding for MTLPSRLQLPPGLWPSLLDGLCARFPRIDRAQWQDRFARGRVQDMQGRALSPDMPWQVGLEIQYFREVADEPVIPFAETILHLDEHLLVADKPHFLPVTPAGSYVRETLLARLIARTGNTGLAPLHRLDRLTAGLVLFSTQAATRDAYQRLFRERRIEKTYEALAPALPRLAFPLRRHSRLAPDEPFFRMAEVPGEPNARSLIEPIEAEGPIWRYRLKPETGRKHQLRVHMAALGAPIEGDDLYPQLQSRPESSAEPPLQLLAQGLAFDDPLTGEPRRFSSQRRLCLPGNGD
- a CDS encoding YaeQ family protein, producing the protein MALTATIRKAELQISDMDRGYYATHNLTLAQHPSETDERLMVRLLAFALNAGDRLEFGRGLSTDDEPDLWEHDYTGDILQWIDLGHPDESRIRKASNRSRQVQVINYGGNASDIWWGKQGKGLARFDNLSVVDLDGAFVELWGQQIQRAMRWSVLIQDGEVQLLNDQMQLDVIPNWRKRAKA
- a CDS encoding NAD(P)/FAD-dependent oxidoreductase — encoded protein: MSTIRCDVVVIGAGAAGLMTAITAGQRGRQVQVIDHANKVGKKILMSGGGRCNFTNTGTTPANFLSANPHFCKSALARYTPWHFIELVSKHGIAYHEKELGQLFCDISSKQIVKMLVDECQAAGAQIRTECSVQRIEHGSDGFRVHTTHGLFHCASLVVATGGLSIPSMGATGFGYEIARQFGHQVLPTRAGLVPLTLSGKHQERLADLSGVALPIEARCNGKRFQNFMLLTHRGVSGPAILQISSFWQPGDALELDLLPGQDAGEWLRQMKRERPAAELRTVLGEVLPKRLAQRLCEHWLPDRPVRQLDEPVLRQAAQLLGAFPLVASGTEGYRTAEVTLGGVDTAEVSSSTMESKRVPGLHFVGEVLDVTGWLGGYNFQWAWASGHAAGGVV